Proteins co-encoded in one Candidatus Polarisedimenticolaceae bacterium genomic window:
- a CDS encoding Mrp/NBP35 family ATP-binding protein produces the protein MPLDRDLVLAALGRVRYPGFTRDIVSSGVVRDLIVEGANVAFRIEIGAGNPAVLGTIEREARAAVEAIPGVGRIAIGTQARPAAPPSAAAPGALDAGLLPGVQHVIAVASGKGGVGKSTVAVNLAAGLARRGARTGLLDADIYGPSIPLMMGIDERPDLDATGRAIVPFDRFGVRFMSLGFLVDKDAAVIWRGPMVMKAIEQLLRDVLWGELDVLVVDMPPGTGDAQLTLSQKVRLSGAVIVTTPQDVALADAIKGVAMFRKVDVPVLGIVENMSYFACPHCGKRADVFGHGGGRREADRLNAPFLGEIPLDAAIREGGDRGKPIVADSPDSPLAKAFLDVAERVEAALAEGEAKQARDSAGLGGWFSRRR, from the coding sequence GTGCCGCTTGACCGCGATCTCGTCCTCGCGGCGCTCGGCCGGGTGCGCTATCCCGGCTTCACGCGCGACATCGTCTCCTCGGGGGTCGTCCGCGACCTGATCGTCGAGGGCGCGAACGTCGCCTTCCGGATCGAGATCGGCGCCGGCAATCCCGCCGTCCTCGGCACGATCGAGCGCGAGGCGCGCGCCGCGGTCGAGGCGATTCCCGGCGTCGGCCGCATCGCCATCGGGACCCAGGCCCGTCCCGCGGCACCCCCTTCGGCCGCCGCTCCCGGCGCCCTCGACGCAGGACTCCTACCCGGCGTCCAGCACGTCATCGCGGTGGCCTCGGGGAAGGGCGGTGTCGGCAAGTCCACGGTCGCGGTGAACCTCGCCGCCGGGCTCGCGCGCCGCGGGGCGCGCACCGGCCTTCTGGACGCCGACATCTACGGCCCGTCGATCCCCCTCATGATGGGGATCGACGAGCGTCCCGACCTCGACGCCACCGGCCGCGCGATCGTTCCCTTCGACCGCTTCGGCGTCCGGTTCATGTCGCTCGGCTTCCTGGTCGACAAGGACGCGGCGGTCATCTGGCGCGGCCCGATGGTCATGAAAGCGATCGAGCAGCTCCTCCGTGACGTCCTCTGGGGCGAGCTCGACGTCCTCGTCGTCGACATGCCCCCTGGAACCGGCGACGCGCAGCTCACGCTGTCGCAGAAGGTGCGCCTCTCGGGCGCCGTCATCGTGACGACCCCGCAAGACGTCGCGCTGGCCGATGCGATCAAGGGGGTCGCGATGTTCCGGAAGGTCGACGTCCCCGTCCTGGGGATCGTCGAGAACATGAGCTACTTCGCCTGCCCGCACTGCGGCAAGCGCGCGGACGTCTTCGGCCACGGGGGCGGACGGCGGGAGGCCGACCGATTGAACGCCCCGTTCCTCGGCGAGATTCCGCTCGATGCCGCGATCCGGGAGGGCGGCGACCGCGGCAAGCCGATCGTCGCGGACTCCCCCGACTCCCCTCTCGCCAAGGCGTTCCTCGACGTCGCCGAGCGCGTCGAGGCCGCGCTCGCCGAGGGCGAGGCGAAGCAGGCCCGGGACAGCGCCGGGCTCGGCGGCTGGTTCTCGCGGAGAAGATGA
- a CDS encoding aminotransferase class I/II-fold pyridoxal phosphate-dependent enzyme gives MTWGAARRMDGIERTLIRRIFDAAPPGSINLGLGQPDLPTPPLIALAGIGGIAAGKTGYTSTAGDPALRAAIARRYPGIAAGPDSVVVTIGSQEAVFTAMMTLVDPGDEVLVPDPGYPAYPIVARLLGARAVTYPLRPERAFRIDPEDVLARVTKATRLVILCSPSNPTGAMDLPEDLRTLARGLQDRGVPWISDEIYAGFAYDRSASSIATEAPEGGLVVSGLSKDLSMTGWRIGWVVGPQRVVARIIAAHQYVVTCASSVSQAAATVALSESAAPDRSAYLEIFRTRRALMAEELSRIPGLRVTVPDGAFYFFVDVRPFGSSASIAERLLARRHVITIPGEAFGPGGTGFIRISYAATDEHIERGVRALGEELRA, from the coding sequence ATGACGTGGGGCGCCGCGCGGCGCATGGACGGGATCGAGCGCACGCTCATCCGCCGGATCTTCGACGCGGCACCTCCCGGTTCGATCAATCTCGGCCTCGGACAGCCCGACCTTCCGACACCGCCGCTGATCGCGCTCGCGGGGATCGGCGGCATCGCCGCGGGAAAGACCGGGTACACGTCGACCGCCGGAGACCCGGCGCTCCGCGCCGCGATCGCCAGGCGCTATCCCGGCATCGCCGCGGGCCCGGACTCCGTGGTCGTCACGATCGGCTCCCAGGAGGCGGTCTTCACCGCGATGATGACGCTCGTCGATCCGGGAGACGAGGTGCTCGTCCCGGACCCCGGCTATCCGGCGTATCCGATCGTCGCCCGCCTCCTAGGCGCGCGTGCGGTCACGTATCCGCTGCGCCCCGAGCGCGCCTTCCGGATCGATCCCGAAGACGTGCTCGCGCGCGTGACCAAGGCGACGCGGCTCGTCATCCTCTGCTCGCCGTCGAATCCGACCGGCGCCATGGATCTGCCCGAGGACCTGAGAACACTGGCGCGCGGGCTTCAAGACCGCGGCGTCCCGTGGATCTCGGACGAGATCTACGCGGGCTTCGCGTACGACCGCTCCGCGTCCTCGATCGCGACCGAGGCGCCCGAGGGCGGGCTCGTCGTCTCGGGCCTCTCGAAGGACCTCAGCATGACCGGCTGGCGCATCGGGTGGGTCGTCGGGCCACAGCGCGTCGTCGCGCGGATCATCGCGGCGCACCAGTACGTCGTCACCTGCGCCTCGAGCGTCTCGCAGGCCGCCGCGACGGTCGCGCTCTCGGAGTCCGCGGCGCCGGACCGAAGCGCCTACCTCGAAATCTTCCGGACGCGGCGGGCGCTCATGGCCGAGGAATTGTCGCGGATCCCGGGCCTCCGGGTCACCGTTCCCGACGGGGCGTTCTACTTCTTCGTCGACGTCCGTCCGTTCGGCTCGTCGGCGTCCATCGCGGAGCGCCTGCTCGCGAGGCGGCACGTGATCACGATCCCGGGTGAGGCGTTCGGTCCGGGCGGTACCGGCTTCATCCGGATCTCGTACGCCGCCACCGACGAGCACATCGAACGCGGCGTGCGCGCGCTCGGCGAAGAGCTCCGGGCCTAG